A single Cucumis melo cultivar AY chromosome 4, USDA_Cmelo_AY_1.0, whole genome shotgun sequence DNA region contains:
- the LOC103486405 gene encoding arginine biosynthesis bifunctional protein ArgJ, chloroplastic, producing the protein MYLSVPHYPSLKFPTFQSHKRNFRVFSVATNETANYLPQAPILIPDGPWKQIDGGVTAAKGFKAAGLYGGLRAKGEKPDLALVTCDVDAISGGAFTKNVVAAAPVLYCKKALDISETARAVLINAGQANAATGEAGYQDMIECVDNLSKILQIRPEEVLVQSTGVIGHRIKKDALLNSLPKLVRSLSSSVDSAASAAVAITTTDLVSKSVAIESQVGGSTIRIGGMAKGSGMIHPDMATMLGVVTTDAVVATDVWRRMVQISVDRSFNQITVDGDTSTNDTVIALSSGLSGSSSNIISSLKSREAGQLQECLDVVMQGLAKSIAWDGEGATCLIEITVNGANSEAEAAKIARSVAGSSLVKSAIYGRDPNWGRIAAAAGYAGVPFEQTKLKVSLGNILLMDGGEPQSFDRVAASNYLRRAGETHDTVRIYISIGDGQGEGRAWGCDLSYDYVKINAEYTT; encoded by the exons ATGTATCTCTCTGTTCCGCACTACCCATCTCTCAAATTCCCCACCTTTCAATCCCACAAG AGGAATTTTCGAGTGTTTTCTGTGGCTACCAATGAGACCGCCAATTATTTGCCGCAGGCTCCGATTTTGATTCCTGATGGACCATGGAAGCAG ATTGATGGAGGAGTTACTGCTGCAAAGGGGTTCAAAGCTGCTGGGCTATATGGAGGATTAAGAGCAAAGGGAGAGAAGCCTGACCTTGCACTTGTTACTTGTGATGTTGATGCCATTTCTGGCG GAGCATTTACAAAGAATGTAGTTGCTGCAGCACCTGTGTTATATTGTAAAAAGGCATTGGACATTTCGGAAACG GCACGTGCAGTGTTAATAAATGCTGGTCAAGCCAATGCCGCTACG GGGGAGGCTGGTTATCAAGATATGATAGAATGTGTGGACAATCTTTCTAAG ATTCTTCAAATAAGGCCGGAGGAAGTATTAGTTCAATCTACCGGGGTGATTGGTCATAGAATAAAAAAG GATGCACTTTTGAATTCTCTTCCAAAACTAGTCAGATCCCTTTCATCTTCCGTTGATAG TGCAGCTTCTGCAGCAGTAGCGATAACGACGACTGACCTTGTTAGTAAAAGTGTGGCTATTGAGTCCCAA GTTGGGGGCTCAACTATAAGAATTGGAGGAATGGCGAAAGGTTCTGGAATGATTCACCCGGACATGGCTACTATGCTCGGT GTTGTAACAACAGATGCGGTGGTTGCTACTGATGTTTGGAGAAGGATGGTGCAAATATCTGTTGATCGAAGCTTCAATCAGATCACG GTGGATGGGGATACAAGTACCAATGACACCGTCATTGCTTTGTCGAGTGGCTTGTCGGGATCCAGTTCAAATATAATTTCGTCCTTGAAAAGTCGAGAAGCAGGACAACTCCAAGAATGCCTTGATGTG GTGATGCAAGGCCTTGCCAAGTCAATAGCCTGGGATGGAGAAGGTGCTACCTGTCTGATTGAG ATTACAGTGAATGGCGCAAATTCAGAAGCCGAAGCAGCAAAAATTGCTCGTTCGGTAGCAGGCTCATCACTTGTAAAG TCAGCTATATATGGCCGAGATCCAAATTGGGGACGGATAGCAGCGGCTGCTGGGTATGCAGGGGTACCTTTCGAGCAGACGAAACTCAAAGTGTCCCTAGGAAACATTCTCCTCATGGATGGAGGAGAACCCCAATCTTTTGACAG GGTTGCAGCTAGTAACTACCTTAGAAGAGCTGGAGAAACCCATGATACCGTCAGAATTTACATTTCCATAG GTGATGGGCAAGGAGAAGGACGAGCATGGGGTTGCGACTTGAGCTACGACTATGTCAAAATAAATGCAGAGTATACTACATAA
- the LOC103486404 gene encoding uncharacterized protein LOC103486404 has product MGEEAAVLAAVTNEPLGKENASSTELKRDHQCLDEDTEPESLHSKKQAKEVSNEDVRSEVSNPVVSPKENHFHDITSQPEELENTTQVERGELTSACSGNSSSEDISSDGVRCQNNMSQNDVDMCDVDEVSRVVIEVPKHASSTGIRKITFKFSKKKDNNGASISADKVHSYGNSDRDGKPEPSLLDDACTETSAHSWEGFAESSRYSLGPNKMELKMSKKVLPNNYPSNVKKLLSTGILDGARVKYVSTTSEMKLQGIINGGGYMCGCSTCNFTAILSAYEFEQHAGFKTRHPNNHIYLENGRPIYSVIQEIKSAPLSILDEVIMEVAGSSVNMNSFEAWKASFHQDNANIVVENHDVKLPKLSHPVERPNPNFSNAVLQHKKTAEKGTKRRDNDLHRLLFMPNGLPDGAELAYFVKGQRILGGFKQGNGILCSHCNREISPSQFEAHAGMAARRQPYRHIYTTNGLTLHDIAISLASGQKLTTGDSDDMCAACGNGGDLIFCDRCPRAYHTGCLHLQNVPEGVWSCPNCRDKVGSNSKAISGGSLSFSKPIVFRLTRVVKAPEYEIGGCVVCRRHDFSAAKFDDRTVLLCDQCEREFHVGCLRDSGLCDLKELPKDKWFCCDECSNIHVALQNTVLNGAQTIPDSLSELIIRKHVGKGLLVDGALNDVRWQILSGKSRYPEDLPFLSRATAIFRECFDPIVAKSGRDLIPVMVYGRNISGQEFGGMYCVVLIVRSIVVSAGLLRIFGREVAELPIVATSREHQGKGYFQVLFSCIERLLSSLNVQNLVLPAAEDAESIWTKKLGFRKMSEEQLIKYMREVQLTIFNGTSMLEKVVQQSTL; this is encoded by the exons ATGGGAGAAGAAGCAGCTGTTTTGGCTGCAGTTACAAATGAGCCGTTGGGGAAAGAGAACGCTTCGAGTACTGAATTGAAGCGAGACCATCAATGTCTTGATGAAGATACGGAACCCGAGTCTTTGCATAGCAAGAAACAAGCTAAGGAAGTGTCGAATGAAGACGTTCGTTCAGAAGTATCGAATCCCGTAGTTTCTCCGAAAGAGAATCATTTCCATGATATTACTAGCCAACCTGAGGAGCTAGAAAATACTACCCAAGTTGAGCGTGGGGAACTTACGTCCGCTTGTTCGGGGAATTCAAGCTCGGAAGATATCTCAAGCGATGGAGTTCGTTGCCAGAATAACATGTCTCAAAACGACGTTGATATGTGTGATGTCGACGAGGTTTCTCGGGTTGTGATTGAAGTCCCTAAGCATGCTAGTTCAACTGGAATTAGGAAAATTACGTTCAAGTTCAGCAAAAAAAAGGATAACAACGGCGCATCCATTTCGGCAGACAAAGTTCATTCTTATGGAAACTCTGACAGGGACGGTAAACCAGAACCTTCATTGTTGGATGATGCTTGTACGGAAACGTCTGCACATAGCTGGGAAGGTTTTGCTGAGAGCAGCAGGTATTCGTTAGGCCCAAATAAAATGGAATTGAAAATGTCGAAGAAGGTTTTACCAAACAATTATCCGTCGAATGTTAAAAAGCTGCTGTCGACTGGTATACTTGACGGAGCTCGAGTCAAATATGTATCTACGACAAGCGAG ATGAAGCTACAAGGTATTATTAACGGCGGAGGTTACATGTGCGGATGTTCAACATGCAATTTTACAGCT ATCCTTAGTGCTTATGAGTTTGAGCAGCATGCTGGTTTCAAGACTAGACATCCAAATAACCATATATACTTGGAAAATGGAAGGCCAATTTATAGTGTCATACAGGAAATTAAGAGTGCACCTCTTAGCATATTAGATGAAGTGATTATGGAAGTAGCGGGTTCATCTGTTAACATGAATTCATTTGAGGCTTGGAAAG CAAGTTTCCACCAGGACAATGCAAATATTGTAGTGGAAAATCATGATGTGAAGCTTCCTAAACTGTCACATCCCGTTGAGAG GCCAAACCCTAATTTTTCCAATGCAGTCTTGCAACACAAGAAAACGGCAGAGAAAGGCACAAAAAGAAG GGATAATGATCTTCACAGACTTCTTTTCATGCCAAATGGCCTTCCAGATGGGGCTGAGCTAGCATACTTTGTGAAAGGACAG AGAATACTCGGAGGCTTCAAGCAAGGAAATGGTATTCTCTGTAGCCACTGTAATCGAGAG ATTAGCCCCTCCCAGTTTGAAGCCCATGCAGGGATGGCTGCCAGACGTCAACC GTACCGCCACATTTATACTACAAATGGACTTACACTTCACGATATTGCAATTTCCTTGGCTAGTGGGCAAAAACTTACCACAGGAGACAGTGATGATATGTGTGCTGCATGTGGTAATGGAGGGGATTTGATTTTCTGTGATCGCTGCCCTCGAGCTTACCAtacag GCTGCCTGCATCTACAGAATGTTCCCGAAGGAGTTTGGTCTTGCCCAAACTGTAGAGATAAAGTTGGTTCCAATTCGAAGGCTATTTCTGGAGGTTCTTTGAGTTTTTCAAAGCCAATTGTTTTTAGGTTGACACGAGTTGTTAAAGCACCAGAGTATGAAATTGGTGGTTGTGTTGTTTGCAG GCGGCATGATTTCAGTGCTGCTAAGTTTGATGATCGAACTGTACTGCTCTGTGATCAA TGTGAAAGAGAATTCCATGTAGGTTGTCTGCGAGATAGTGGATTATGTGATTTGAAG GAACTCCCCAAGGATAAGTGGTTCTGCTGTGACGAGTGCAGTAACATCCATGTGGCCCTTCAGAATACAGTTCTGAATGGGGCACAAACCATTCCAGATTCATTATCAGAATTGATAATCAGAAAGCATGTAGGAAAAGGATTATTAGTTGATGGAGCTCTTAATGATGTTCGGTGGCAAATTTTAAGTGGAAAAAGTCGCTATCCAGAAGATCTTCCATTTCTTTCAAGGGCAACTGCTATTTTTCGA GAATGTTTTGATCCTATTGTTGCAAAATCAGGTCGTGATCTGATACCTGTTATGGTTTATGG GAGAAATATATCTGGACAAGAGTTTGGAGGGATGTATTGTGTTGTTTTAATTGTGAG GTCAATAGTTGTGTCGGCTGGTCTTCTTAGGATCTTTGGTCGTGAAGTTGCTGAACTTCCTATTGTTGCCACAAGTAGAGAACATCAGGGCAAG GGTTACTTCCAAGTATTGTTTTCCTGTATAGAGCGGCTACTTTCTTCCCTAAACGTGCAAAACCTTGTTCTCCCTGCAGCCGAGGATGCCGAATCAATTTGGACCAAGAAATTGGGCTTCAGAAAGATGAGCGAAGAACAG TTGATTAAGTATATGAGGGAGGTCCAGCTGACTATCTTCAATGGAACATCAATGCTAGAAAAGGTGGTGCAGCAGTCAACGTTGTAA